The following proteins come from a genomic window of Achromobacter sp. AONIH1:
- a CDS encoding efflux RND transporter periplasmic adaptor subunit, translating to MQTPTQAQPASALPAIPAPAPSGALEPRDIRAQLAPRQYTTLAAEIGAKVQRLAVTEGGAFKKDQLLVQFDCSLQQAQLNKAHAGQNAADKTWRANQRLAQLNSVGKVELETSQAEVQKAAAEVAASKALLDKCRVTAPYAGRVAEQKIREQQYAQPGQPLLDIIDDTALELEFLVPSRWLVWLKPGAAFQVRIDETGKTYPAKVQWLAARVDPVSQSIKVNAGIDGHFDDLIAGMSGQVLMEPPPVR from the coding sequence ATGCAGACACCGACGCAGGCGCAACCCGCATCGGCGTTGCCGGCCATCCCCGCGCCCGCGCCAAGCGGCGCGCTGGAGCCGCGCGACATTCGCGCCCAGCTCGCGCCCCGGCAATACACCACGCTGGCGGCCGAGATCGGCGCCAAGGTGCAGCGCCTGGCCGTGACCGAGGGCGGCGCGTTCAAGAAGGACCAGCTGCTGGTGCAATTCGATTGCAGCCTGCAACAGGCCCAGCTGAACAAGGCCCATGCCGGCCAGAACGCCGCCGACAAGACCTGGCGCGCAAACCAGCGCCTGGCGCAGCTCAATTCGGTGGGCAAGGTCGAACTGGAGACCTCGCAGGCGGAAGTGCAGAAGGCCGCCGCCGAGGTGGCCGCGAGCAAGGCGCTGCTGGACAAGTGCCGCGTGACCGCGCCCTACGCGGGCCGCGTGGCCGAGCAGAAGATCCGCGAACAGCAGTACGCGCAGCCGGGCCAGCCGCTGCTGGACATCATCGACGATACGGCGCTGGAACTGGAGTTCCTCGTGCCGTCGCGCTGGCTGGTCTGGCTCAAGCCGGGCGCGGCGTTCCAGGTGCGCATCGACGAAACCGGCAAGACCTATCCCGCCAAGGTGCAATGGCTGGCCGCCCGGGTCGACCCGGTGAGCCAGTCCATCAAGGTGAACGCCGGCATCGACGGGCATTTCGACGACCTGATCGCCGGCATGAGCGGACAGGTGCTGATGGAACCGCCGCCGGTCCGCTGA
- a CDS encoding TolC family protein — protein MNISIQGRSLRLPPLRLWGVIGAGALLSGCASFTAQPLSADDIKTQVQADRQTLARDVAPVSGPVPLEEAIARAIKYNAGQRLRAMEEAVAQGTYDVSTFDMLPKLVASAGYRYRDKDLITRSTDSVTGQPSLAHPYISTDRDYTQSALTLSWSLLDFGQSYYAARQNADRVRIAAERRRKAIYTLVQDVRTAYWRVVASQALESSLRSARDQAEKALADARKAEAEQLRSPLEPLRYQRQLLENVRLLEAIQEELSASRIELASLMGLPPGMDTQNLRVVEPAFNPRPQWLEQPVEDLEARALMLNPDLRESLYNARIAQEETKRVLLRMFPGLSFNYSLNKSNDSYLINDHWREAGVQVSFNLLSLLSAPQQWKLAKDGVSLADQKRLATQMAVLAQLHIARLQFGNAMNQYQRADEIAGVDQRIARHVDNQVRAQKQAGLEQVSQQAGAILSSLRRYQALSNMQAAAARLQATLGLEPTIDGSDAMPLPELTAAVARGLSQWESGKLP, from the coding sequence ATGAATATTTCCATACAAGGCCGTTCCTTGCGCCTGCCCCCGCTGCGCCTGTGGGGCGTGATCGGCGCCGGCGCGCTGCTGTCGGGCTGCGCCAGCTTCACCGCCCAGCCGCTGAGCGCGGATGACATCAAGACCCAGGTGCAGGCCGACCGCCAGACCCTGGCCAGGGACGTGGCGCCGGTCAGCGGTCCGGTGCCGCTGGAAGAAGCGATCGCGCGCGCCATCAAGTACAACGCCGGCCAGCGCCTGCGGGCGATGGAGGAAGCGGTGGCGCAGGGCACCTATGATGTGTCCACCTTCGACATGCTGCCCAAGCTGGTGGCGTCGGCCGGCTACCGCTACCGCGACAAGGACCTGATCACCCGCAGCACGGACTCGGTGACGGGGCAGCCCTCGCTGGCGCATCCCTACATCTCGACCGACCGCGACTACACGCAGAGCGCCCTGACGCTGTCCTGGAGCCTGCTGGATTTCGGCCAGAGCTATTACGCCGCGCGCCAGAACGCCGACCGCGTGCGCATCGCCGCCGAGCGCCGCCGCAAGGCCATCTACACGCTGGTGCAGGATGTGCGCACCGCCTACTGGCGCGTGGTCGCCAGCCAGGCGCTGGAAAGCTCGCTGCGCTCGGCCCGTGACCAGGCGGAAAAAGCGCTGGCCGACGCCCGCAAGGCCGAGGCCGAGCAGCTGCGCTCGCCGCTGGAGCCGCTGCGCTACCAGCGCCAGCTGCTGGAGAACGTGCGCCTGCTGGAAGCCATCCAGGAAGAACTGTCGGCGTCCCGCATCGAGCTGGCGTCGCTGATGGGCCTGCCGCCTGGCATGGACACCCAGAACCTGCGCGTGGTGGAGCCCGCTTTCAACCCCCGTCCGCAATGGCTGGAACAGCCGGTCGAGGACCTGGAAGCGCGCGCGCTGATGCTGAATCCTGACCTGCGCGAAAGCCTGTACAACGCCCGCATCGCCCAGGAAGAGACCAAGCGCGTGCTGTTGCGCATGTTCCCCGGCCTGTCGTTCAACTACTCGCTGAACAAGAGCAACGACAGCTACCTGATCAACGACCATTGGCGCGAAGCCGGCGTGCAGGTCTCGTTCAACCTGTTGAGCCTGCTGTCCGCGCCGCAGCAATGGAAGCTGGCCAAGGACGGCGTGTCGCTGGCCGACCAGAAGCGGCTGGCCACGCAGATGGCCGTGCTGGCGCAGCTGCACATCGCCCGCCTGCAATTCGGCAACGCGATGAACCAATACCAGCGCGCCGACGAGATCGCCGGCGTGGACCAGCGCATCGCCCGCCATGTCGACAATCAGGTACGGGCGCAGAAGCAGGCCGGTCTGGAACAGGTCTCGCAACAGGCCGGCGCCATCCTGTCGTCGCTGCGCCGCTACCAGGCTCTGTCCAACATGCAGGCCGCCGCCGCGCGCCTGCAGGCCACGCTGGGATTGGAGCCCACGATCGACGGTTCGGACGCCATGCCGCTGCCCGAACTGACCGCCGCCGTCGCTCGCGGCCTGTCGCAATGGGAAAGCGGAAAACTGCCATGA